A stretch of the Glandiceps talaboti chromosome 23, keGlaTala1.1, whole genome shotgun sequence genome encodes the following:
- the LOC144452714 gene encoding ileal sodium/bile acid cotransporter-like, protein MANSTGGYDDVLVAINGSNVDNTSYTYFTSTVSSTLSPDNDTLSLPSYHKGLEIAKTTTSIVVTLGMMISMGCVITLKETVQHLRRPFGISIGFLCQYGILPLTGFGLAHLFKLEAHYALGVLIMSCCPGGTTSNILTYWIHGDVSLSICMTTCSTIVAFGMMPLLLFLYSRSWTDDKAVIPYTQIVITLVFILVPVVIGMLIRYKSKVIADKVSRVLAIVGLIGIALNLVFEGILRSETYTKHWQLWIIGFMLPAVGAGVSYLVGFIVRLPPRQRRTVAVETGWQNLGVALTLITLSFPNDNGRIGAFVSIYLVIQSSLVLILVPMGCICPAKPDNEKEEEANNDNSPGDGEDDVGMEKFNAANGYTEVPKGGQAPPLAREEENGDGQVNDLQKEDLLSKTVV, encoded by the exons ATGGCGAACTCGACGGGAGGATACGATGATGTCTTGGTAGCTATCAACGgtagcaatgttgataacaCGTCTTACACCTACTTTACATCAACCGTTAGTTCAACACTTTCACCGGATAACGACACTTTAAGTTTGCCATCCTATCACAAAGGACTGGAGATCGCCAAAACTACAACATCCATCGTAGTCACCCTGGGCATGATGATATCAATGGGATGCGTGATTACGCTGAAAGAAACCGTTCAACATCTTCGTAGGCCTTTCGGCATTTCGATTGGGTTTTTATGTCAATATGGTATTCTTCCACTTACTGGGTTTGGACTAGCTCATCTGTTTAAACTCGAAGCACACTACGCTTTAGGGGTTCTCATTATGTCATGCTGTCCAGGTGGTACCACATCTAATATACTAACCTATTGGATACACGGTGATGTTTCTCTCAG TATCTGTATGACGACATGTTCTACTATCGTAGCGTTCGGTATGATGCCGCTGTTGCTGTTCCTCTACAGTAGAAGTTGGACAGATGATAAGGCTGTCATCCCCTACACACAGATTGTAATCACCCTGGTCTTCATCCTCGTTCCAGTAGTTATTGGAATGCTGATACGTTACAAGTCTAAAGTCATCGCCGATAAAGTCAGTCGG GTCTTAGCCATTGTTGGTTTGATAGGAATTGCATTGAACTTGGTATTCGAGGGAATTCTTCGTTCGGAGACATACACAAAACACTGGCAACTATGGATAATTGGTTTTATGCTACCAGCAGTCGGTGCTGGTGTCAGTTATCTGGTTGGATTTATTGTACGCCTACCACCACGCCAGAGACGTACAGTTGCCGTGGAAACCGGTTGGCAAAATCTCGGCGTCGCACTGACTCTGATTACGTTGTCGTTCCCTAATGACAATGGGAGGATCGGTGCGTTTGTTAGTATTTACTTGGTTATACAGAGTAGCCTCGTTTTAATTCTTGTCCCAATGGGCTGTATATGTCCAGCTAAACCAGACAACGAGAAGGAAGAGGAGGCGAACAACGACAATAGCCCGGGTGATGGTGAAGATGACGTTGGGATGGAAAAATTCAATGCAGCAAACGGTTATACCGAGGTGCCAAAAGGCGGCCAGGCGCCCCCACTGGCACGTGAGGAGGAAAATGGCGACGGTCAGGTCAATGACCTTCAGAAGGAGGACTTGTTGTCAAAGACTGTCGTTTAG
- the LOC144452973 gene encoding uncharacterized protein LOC144452973: MANLNLRIPLSLLVICASILPTAAEGMTKEGVAALSAGCVAALVAILGLGMWFRDMYMRKYEDFENYDTFHENKAAVRAYTISQRVDADNYAFTPDTATY, encoded by the exons ATGGCGAATTTAAATCTTAGGATACCCTTGTCGTTGTTAGTAATTTGTGCTAGTATATTACCGACTGCTGCAGAAG GTATGACTAAAGAAGGAGTGGCAGCCCTTTCAGCAGGCTGTGTGGCTGCTCTAGTGGCAATACTCGGACTTGGTATGTGGTTTCGAGACATGTATATGCGCAAATATGAAGACTTcgaaaattatgatacattccACGAGAACAAAGCTGCCGTTCGAGCCTATACGATATCACAAAGAGTAGACGCCGATAACTATGCATTCACACCAGATACAGCAACCTACTAA
- the LOC144452715 gene encoding uncharacterized protein LOC144452715, which produces MNPEGAESYSAYRLRYVNKSADDVTSRLSFKDTDTLLDVCCGSGELTKRVVQKSGVRSATAFDINPNMINIAKTRNCADNITYLVGNAGNESSFKPEWKNSFDKALAYFALNWIENWPSTAQWICESMKPGGECFLNIEVDQKPHFFNIINESVCELPQWQEYLQDFVYSHYPLQGNENDFVSALINAGFIDVQCERDKILSFYVFDNDSHSKAFVRTFLDQIQSIPDHLKEDFLEDVFQKAKTKCEKTDDGKEKWPHTVFTATAKKPL; this is translated from the exons ATGAATCCAGAGGGCGCAGAATCCTATTCAGCCTACAGGCTCCGATATGTCAACAAATCCgctgatgacgtcacatcaagGCTGTCATTCAAAGACACGGATACGCTGTTGGATGTTTGTTGTGGGTCAGGTGAACTCACCAAACGAGTGGTACAAAAATCAGGTGTGAGGTCAGCTACAG CCTTTGACATCAACCCAAATATGATAAACATCGCTAAAACGAGGAACTGTGCTGACAACATTACTTATTTAGTTGGTAATGCTGGCAATGAAAGTTCATTTAAACCTGAATGGAAAAATTCGTTCGACAAAGCTCTGGCTTACTTCGCCTTGAATTGGATTGAAAATTGGCCTAGTACAGCTCAGTGGATATGCGAATCGATGAAACCTGGTGGAGAGTGTTTCCTCAACATCGAAGTCGATCAAAAACCACATTTCTTTAATATCATCAATGAATCAGTTTGTGAACTCCCACAGTGGCAGGAGTATCTACAG GATTTTGTCTATAGTCACTATCCTTTACAAGGGAATGAAAATGATTTCGTCAGCGCTCTGATCAATGCCGGATTTATAGATGTGCAATGTGAGAGAGATAAAATTCTGTCATTCTATGTGTTTGACAATGACTCGCATTCAAAAG CATTCGTGAGAACCTTCTTGGATCAAATACAGAGTATTCCGGATCATTTGAAAGAAGATTTTTTAGAAGATGTGTTCCAGAAAGCAAAAACTAAGTGCGAGAAAACGGACGATGGAAAAGAAAAGTGGCCGCATACCGTGTTCACAGCTACAGCAAAGAAACCCTTGTAG
- the LOC144453073 gene encoding uncharacterized protein LOC144453073 produces MSEEVQPCKHPRSQLFIEEQSGCYEKTTTIKCQACNQAVYAYSRREVPGQKADEDIYIGDEKWFESSRGFDHKKAKKMNLKVVKVEKKALDDDDEDDEIVVEDDD; encoded by the exons ATGTCTGAAGAGGTACAACCCTGTAAACATCCCAGATCACAGTTGTTTATAGAAGAACAGAGTGGTTGCTATGAGAAAACGACAACCATTAAATGCCAGGCTTGTAACCAA GCAGTGTATGCATACAGTCGTCGAGAAGTACCGGGACAAAAGGCAGACGAAGACATTTACATCGGTGATGAAAAATGGTTTGAGAGTTCTCGAGGTTTTGATCACAAGAAGGCAAAGAAGATGAATCTAAAAGTTGTGAAAGTCGAGAAGAAGGCTCTcgatgatgacgatgaagaCGATGAAATAGTTGTTGAAGACGACGATTGA